Proteins found in one Pelobacter seleniigenes DSM 18267 genomic segment:
- a CDS encoding HD-GYP domain-containing protein, which translates to MNNLSQKNLQHFIRLLTTAAANAALYHPEHRQVLRFNKQALVVLQELLNVHGDLTLKLIDGQLIHVNSPVASSMSVERLLAAMTRLGISYLRIDAGVYAEELLGLIQVLSKNRDRDPDIADSENIHFGQVEVRYRQPQVNQLAAFGLEEIADHEADRFMDLYQNVRSRRKIEISGISQIVNGFINSFSTQSEAFLALAPLRAIDEYTYTHSTNICLLNLAQARALGIEGQLLNDIGIAAMLHDVGKMFISPDILGKTSQLTEEEWEIMQQHPRLGAEYLLNTPGVPRLAVITAFEHHMRYDGVGYPKTSKPWTQHLCSLMTAISDTYDAMRTHRSYEESLDLEKIVSIMLNLAGNKLHPQLTYNFLNILTSLDKQELLPAAP; encoded by the coding sequence ATGAATAATCTTTCGCAAAAAAACCTGCAACATTTCATCCGCCTGCTGACCACCGCCGCGGCCAACGCAGCCCTTTATCATCCGGAACATCGCCAAGTGCTGCGCTTCAACAAACAGGCCCTGGTCGTGTTGCAGGAGTTGTTGAACGTGCATGGGGACCTCACCCTGAAGCTGATCGACGGACAGTTGATTCATGTCAACAGCCCGGTCGCTTCCAGCATGTCCGTGGAGCGACTGCTGGCCGCCATGACCCGGTTGGGAATCAGTTACCTGCGCATCGACGCAGGTGTGTACGCGGAAGAGTTGCTCGGTCTGATTCAGGTGCTCAGCAAAAACCGGGATCGCGACCCGGATATTGCCGACAGTGAGAATATCCACTTCGGCCAGGTGGAAGTCCGCTACCGCCAGCCACAGGTCAATCAGCTGGCCGCCTTTGGCCTGGAGGAGATCGCCGACCACGAGGCCGATCGATTTATGGATCTGTACCAGAATGTCCGCAGCCGCCGAAAAATCGAGATTTCCGGAATCAGCCAAATCGTCAACGGCTTCATCAACTCTTTCAGCACCCAAAGCGAAGCCTTTCTGGCTCTGGCTCCCTTGCGCGCTATCGACGAATACACCTACACCCATTCGACCAACATCTGTCTGCTCAACCTGGCCCAGGCCAGAGCCCTCGGCATTGAAGGGCAACTGCTCAACGATATCGGTATCGCCGCCATGCTCCATGATGTCGGCAAAATGTTCATTTCGCCGGATATTCTCGGCAAAACCAGTCAGCTGACCGAGGAGGAATGGGAGATCATGCAACAGCATCCCCGCCTCGGGGCCGAATACCTGCTCAACACACCCGGGGTCCCGCGGTTGGCGGTGATTACCGCTTTTGAGCACCATATGCGCTACGACGGAGTGGGCTACCCAAAAACCTCAAAGCCCTGGACCCAGCACCTGTGCTCGCTGATGACGGCCATCTCCGATACCTATGACGCCATGCGCACCCATCGTTCTTACGAAGAATCCCTGGATCTGGAGAAGATCGTTTCCATCATGCTCAACCTGGCGGGCAACAAGCTGCATCCACAGCTGACCTATAACTTCCTCAATATCCTCACCAGCCTGGACAAACAGGAATTGCTCCCGGCCGCCCCTTGA
- the ettA gene encoding energy-dependent translational throttle protein EttA: MSEDTKKIIYSMMKVSKSYNKQPIIKDISLSYFYGAKIGVLGLNGSGKSTLLRIMAGVDKEFNGEAVLSEGYSVGYLEQEPQLDDSKTVREVVKEGVQEIVDLLAEFEEINNAFADPDCDMDKLLARQAVVQDQLDAADAWELDSRLELAEEALRCPPPDTPVKVLSGGEKRRVALCRLLLKKPDILLLDEPTNHLDAETVGWLEQHLQRYQGTVIAVTHDRYFLDNVAGWILELDRGHGIPWKGNYSSWLEQKQERLRKEEKAESKRQQTLQRELEWIRMSPKGRHAKSQARIKSYEQLLGNAGLEKEKTLELYIPPGPRLGNIVVEADQVNKAFGERLLIDKLSFNLPAGGIVGVIGPNGAGKTTLFKMITGQEQADSGTFKVGETVKLGYVDQGRQLDGSKTIWEEVSGGQDNFMMGGQSINSRAYVARFNFSGSDQQKKVGVLSGGERNRVHLAKMLREEANVLLLDEPTNDLDVNTLRALEEGLENFGGCAVVISHDRWFLDRIATHILAFEGDSQVVWFEGNYSEYDEDRKRRLGKDADQPHRIRYRSLTRQ, translated from the coding sequence ATGAGCGAAGATACTAAAAAAATCATCTATTCGATGATGAAAGTCAGCAAGAGCTACAACAAGCAACCGATCATTAAGGACATCTCCCTGTCCTATTTCTATGGCGCCAAAATCGGCGTGCTCGGCCTCAACGGCTCGGGTAAATCGACTCTGCTGCGGATCATGGCCGGCGTCGACAAGGAGTTCAACGGCGAAGCGGTCCTCTCCGAGGGCTACAGCGTTGGCTACCTGGAGCAGGAACCGCAACTGGACGACAGCAAAACCGTCCGCGAGGTGGTCAAGGAAGGGGTGCAGGAAATTGTCGACCTGCTCGCCGAATTCGAAGAGATCAACAACGCCTTCGCCGATCCCGACTGCGACATGGACAAACTGTTGGCCCGCCAAGCCGTGGTTCAGGACCAGCTTGATGCCGCCGACGCCTGGGAGCTCGATTCACGCCTGGAACTGGCCGAAGAAGCCCTGCGCTGCCCGCCGCCAGACACCCCGGTCAAAGTACTCTCCGGTGGCGAAAAACGCCGCGTTGCCCTGTGCCGCCTGTTACTGAAAAAACCCGACATCCTGCTGCTTGACGAACCGACCAACCACCTGGATGCGGAAACCGTTGGCTGGCTGGAACAGCACCTGCAGCGTTATCAGGGCACGGTCATCGCGGTCACCCACGACCGCTACTTCCTCGATAATGTTGCCGGCTGGATCCTGGAACTGGACCGTGGCCACGGCATTCCCTGGAAAGGGAACTATTCCAGCTGGCTGGAACAGAAGCAAGAGCGACTGCGCAAGGAAGAAAAGGCGGAAAGCAAACGCCAGCAAACCCTCCAGCGCGAACTGGAATGGATCCGCATGTCGCCCAAAGGGCGGCACGCCAAATCCCAGGCGCGGATCAAATCCTACGAACAGTTGCTCGGCAATGCCGGCCTGGAAAAGGAGAAAACCCTCGAACTTTACATTCCGCCCGGACCGCGGCTGGGGAATATCGTGGTCGAAGCCGATCAGGTCAACAAAGCCTTCGGCGAGCGGCTGTTGATTGACAAGCTCAGCTTTAACCTGCCAGCCGGGGGTATCGTCGGCGTCATCGGTCCTAACGGTGCCGGTAAAACCACCCTGTTCAAGATGATCACCGGTCAGGAACAAGCGGACAGCGGCACCTTCAAGGTCGGTGAGACGGTCAAGCTCGGCTATGTCGATCAGGGACGCCAACTGGACGGTTCCAAAACCATCTGGGAAGAGGTCAGCGGCGGCCAGGACAACTTCATGATGGGCGGGCAATCCATCAACTCCCGCGCTTACGTGGCCCGCTTCAACTTCTCCGGCTCGGATCAGCAGAAAAAAGTCGGCGTGCTTTCCGGCGGCGAGCGCAACCGCGTCCACCTGGCCAAAATGCTGCGGGAAGAAGCCAATGTTCTGCTCCTGGACGAACCGACCAACGACCTGGATGTCAACACCCTGCGGGCTCTGGAAGAGGGGCTGGAAAACTTCGGCGGCTGCGCCGTGGTCATCAGCCACGATCGCTGGTTCCTCGACCGCATCGCCACGCACATTCTGGCCTTTGAAGGGGACTCTCAGGTGGTCTGGTTCGAAGGGAATTATTCCGAATACGACGAGGACCGCAAACGGCGCCTCGGCAAGGATGCCGACCAGCCGCACCGGATCCGATACCGGTCCTTGACCCGGCAATAA
- a CDS encoding hydantoinase B/oxoprolinase family protein: protein MKKWQIWIDRGGTFTDIVAKRPDGELVTHKLLSENPEQYPDAAVYGIRQLLGLEKDDPIPLGAIEHVKMGTTVATNALLERQGDRTLYVTTRGFGDALRIGYQARPRLFDRHIVLPELLYEKVLEVDERLDAKGNVLSPLAVEAARAGLQNAYAEGIRAVAIALMHAYLNPLHEQQLADLAEEIGFTQISLSSRVSPLMKLVARGDTTVVDAYLSPILRRYVNQVAEQLGDGPRLMFMQSNGGLTDAHLFQGKDAILSGPAGGVVGMVQTAAMSGYHKVIGFDMGGTSTDVAHFNGEYERSFDTLVAGVRMRAPMMHIHTVAAGGGSILHFDGSRYRVGPDSAGANPGPACYLRGGPLTVTDCNVMLGKIQPHHFPKVFGPNADQPLDTIIVREKFTQMAAEIAQATGTPEPTPEEVAEGFLRIAVNNMANAIKQISVQRGYDVTEYTLNCFGGAGGQHACLVADALGMRRVFLHPFAGVLSAYGMGLADVRAMREIQVEKPFAEDAGKQVELAAATLVEEARAEVLEQGVSQDQLEVRIRALLRYQATDTSLEVDAGTQADMLVAFEQAHRQQFGFIVPGRPLVIEAVSVEAIGLTEAVADAENVLATADDPPKAVDEVQLSSLGVTSKVPLYRRDDLKPGHQIKGPAIITEAIGTVVVEDGWQAELNSRLHLVMSRYKERPKIEAVGTNVDPVMLEVFNNLFMSIAEQMGTTLAKTSYSVNIKERLDFSCAIFDAVGQLVANAPHVPVHLGSMGESIKTVIRENCDSMRPGNVYMLNAPYNGGTHLPDVTVITPVFDKDGQNVLFYLGSRGHHADIGGRTPGSSPPDSTHIEDEGVLIDNFLLVDQGQLREEETRALLGSGKYPCRNVDQNMADLAAQVAANETGLQELQKMIDHFGLEVVQAYMGHVQDNAEESVRRVIDRLSDGEFSYHMDGGRLIRVRISVDRQQREATIDFTGTSPQDRGNYNAPTAVCKAAVLYVFRTLVGDEIPLNEGCFKPLRIIIPSGSMISPVYPAAVISGNTEVSQAITDCLFGAVGVLASSQGTMNNFVYGNARYQNYETICGGTGAGPDHPGTSGVHSHMTNTRMTDPEVLEWRFPIRVESFALRPGSGGRGRYNGGNGVIRKLRFLEPMTVTLLTSHRETEPYGLNGGEAGLRGENSVIYPDGTEKMLKGNDEINLEAGDMIVIKTPGGGGFGVPEKSVGERTS from the coding sequence ATGAAAAAATGGCAGATCTGGATCGACCGTGGCGGCACCTTTACCGATATCGTTGCCAAGCGGCCTGATGGCGAATTGGTGACACATAAGTTGTTGTCCGAAAATCCTGAGCAATACCCTGATGCTGCGGTTTATGGGATTCGCCAGTTACTGGGGCTTGAAAAAGATGATCCGATCCCGCTTGGGGCGATTGAACACGTCAAGATGGGGACGACCGTGGCCACAAACGCTCTTCTTGAACGCCAGGGTGATCGAACTCTTTATGTGACGACGCGCGGCTTTGGTGATGCATTACGAATCGGGTACCAGGCACGCCCAAGGCTGTTTGATCGTCATATTGTCCTGCCGGAATTGCTCTACGAAAAAGTATTGGAAGTGGATGAGAGGCTGGACGCCAAAGGGAACGTGCTGAGCCCGTTGGCTGTCGAAGCAGCCAGAGCCGGTTTGCAAAACGCTTATGCTGAAGGCATCAGGGCCGTTGCTATTGCCCTGATGCATGCCTATCTCAACCCGCTGCATGAACAGCAACTTGCTGATCTGGCTGAAGAGATCGGCTTTACCCAGATTTCGCTCAGCAGTCGTGTCAGTCCCTTGATGAAGTTGGTGGCGCGGGGTGATACCACGGTTGTCGATGCCTACCTTTCGCCGATTCTGCGGCGGTATGTCAATCAGGTTGCCGAGCAACTGGGAGATGGCCCACGGCTGATGTTCATGCAGTCGAACGGTGGGCTGACGGATGCTCATCTCTTCCAGGGCAAGGATGCGATCCTCTCCGGTCCGGCCGGGGGGGTGGTTGGCATGGTGCAGACCGCGGCAATGAGCGGCTACCACAAGGTTATCGGTTTCGATATGGGGGGGACTTCGACCGATGTTGCTCACTTCAACGGTGAATATGAACGCAGTTTCGATACCCTGGTGGCCGGGGTGCGGATGCGCGCGCCGATGATGCACATACATACGGTCGCCGCCGGGGGCGGTTCGATTCTTCATTTCGATGGCTCGCGCTATCGGGTCGGGCCTGATTCTGCTGGAGCCAACCCCGGCCCGGCCTGTTATCTGCGCGGTGGACCGCTGACGGTTACCGACTGCAATGTCATGCTCGGGAAGATCCAGCCGCATCACTTTCCCAAAGTTTTTGGTCCCAATGCGGATCAGCCACTGGATACCATCATTGTTCGGGAAAAGTTCACTCAGATGGCGGCCGAAATCGCCCAGGCCACCGGCACACCGGAACCGACTCCTGAAGAGGTGGCCGAAGGCTTTTTGCGGATCGCGGTCAATAATATGGCAAATGCCATTAAACAGATCTCGGTTCAGCGTGGTTATGACGTGACGGAATATACTCTGAACTGCTTTGGTGGCGCGGGTGGACAGCATGCCTGCCTGGTCGCCGACGCACTGGGAATGAGGCGTGTCTTCCTGCATCCCTTCGCCGGAGTGCTCTCGGCTTATGGCATGGGCTTGGCCGATGTGCGCGCCATGCGTGAAATACAGGTGGAAAAGCCTTTTGCTGAAGATGCAGGAAAACAAGTCGAGCTGGCAGCCGCCACCCTGGTGGAAGAGGCGCGCGCAGAAGTCCTTGAGCAGGGGGTCTCTCAGGACCAGCTCGAGGTGCGCATCCGGGCGCTGTTGCGTTATCAGGCTACGGATACCTCTCTGGAGGTGGACGCCGGCACTCAGGCGGACATGCTCGTGGCCTTTGAGCAGGCCCACCGTCAGCAGTTCGGTTTTATCGTTCCTGGCCGGCCGCTGGTGATCGAGGCCGTCAGTGTTGAGGCCATTGGGCTGACGGAGGCGGTTGCCGATGCGGAAAATGTTCTGGCCACTGCCGATGATCCGCCAAAGGCGGTTGATGAGGTGCAGTTGTCCAGCCTTGGGGTGACCTCGAAGGTTCCCCTTTATCGGCGTGATGACCTGAAGCCAGGTCATCAGATCAAGGGCCCGGCTATCATTACCGAAGCCATTGGCACCGTGGTGGTTGAAGATGGCTGGCAGGCTGAGCTGAACAGCCGTTTGCACCTGGTTATGAGTCGCTACAAGGAACGGCCCAAAATTGAGGCAGTCGGTACCAATGTCGATCCGGTTATGCTGGAGGTTTTTAACAACCTGTTCATGTCGATTGCCGAACAGATGGGCACCACCCTGGCGAAAACCTCCTATTCGGTCAACATCAAAGAGCGGCTTGATTTTTCCTGCGCTATCTTCGATGCTGTCGGGCAGCTGGTCGCCAACGCTCCGCATGTGCCGGTTCACCTTGGGTCCATGGGAGAATCGATCAAAACAGTGATTCGCGAAAACTGCGACAGTATGCGGCCAGGAAATGTCTACATGCTGAATGCTCCTTACAATGGCGGCACCCATTTGCCTGATGTGACCGTTATCACCCCGGTGTTCGACAAAGATGGTCAAAACGTTCTCTTTTACCTTGGCTCGCGCGGGCATCACGCGGATATCGGTGGCCGCACGCCAGGATCGTCTCCGCCCGATTCGACCCATATCGAGGACGAAGGCGTGTTGATCGACAATTTTCTGCTGGTCGATCAGGGGCAACTGCGGGAAGAGGAAACGCGTGCATTGCTTGGTTCGGGAAAATATCCCTGCCGCAATGTCGATCAGAATATGGCCGATTTGGCAGCTCAGGTGGCAGCCAACGAGACCGGGCTTCAGGAACTGCAGAAAATGATCGACCACTTCGGCCTTGAGGTCGTCCAGGCCTACATGGGGCATGTCCAGGATAATGCCGAAGAGTCGGTGCGACGCGTCATCGATCGCCTTTCTGATGGCGAATTCAGCTACCACATGGATGGCGGTCGGTTGATCAGGGTCAGGATCAGTGTCGACAGGCAGCAGCGCGAGGCAACCATCGACTTCACGGGAACTTCCCCCCAGGATCGCGGCAATTACAATGCTCCTACGGCGGTTTGCAAAGCTGCGGTGCTGTATGTTTTCCGGACCCTGGTGGGTGATGAGATTCCGCTGAACGAGGGCTGCTTCAAGCCGCTGCGGATCATTATTCCGTCAGGCAGCATGATCAGCCCGGTTTATCCGGCTGCGGTCATCTCAGGAAACACCGAGGTCTCACAGGCCATCACTGACTGCTTGTTCGGCGCTGTCGGTGTCCTCGCCTCGTCGCAGGGAACGATGAACAATTTTGTCTACGGCAACGCCAGGTATCAGAATTACGAGACTATCTGTGGCGGCACCGGGGCCGGACCGGATCATCCGGGAACCAGCGGTGTCCATTCGCACATGACCAATACCCGCATGACCGATCCCGAGGTTCTGGAATGGAGGTTCCCGATCCGGGTCGAATCCTTTGCCTTGCGCCCCGGTTCTGGTGGTCGCGGCCGTTACAACGGCGGCAATGGCGTGATCCGTAAGCTGCGTTTTCTCGAACCGATGACGGTCACCCTGTTGACCTCCCACCGTGAGACGGAACCCTATGGTCTGAATGGAGGCGAGGCGGGGCTGCGTGGTGAAAATAGTGTGATTTATCCTGACGGAACAGAAAAAATGCTTAAGGGAAACGATGAAATCAACCTCGAAGCCGGGGACATGATCGTCATCAAAACTCCCGGCGGCGGTGGGTTTGGAGTGCCGGAGAAATCTGTCGGCGAACGGACCTCCTGA
- a CDS encoding TRAP transporter substrate-binding protein, translating to MKTRGLKFLLTCASFLVFLIFSGTASATTWDMPTPYPDKTFHTQNISQFAADVEKATGGELKIKIHSAGSLFKHPEIKNAIRGGQVPIGEFFLSLLSNENAVFGADSQPFLATNYADAEKLWTAQKPIVEKLLDAQGLMPLFAVPWPPQGLYTKKAINKVEDLKGIKFRAYNATLEAFANLVGAAPTQVEVPDIPQAFATGRVEAMITSPSTGANSKAWDYISYYTDIQAWLPKNIVVVNKRAFRKLDQQTQQAVLTAAAAAEQRGWKMSKKETAEKTAILKENGVNIVTPSPELMEGLKKAGAEMLKDWEKSAGAEGAALLKAYQN from the coding sequence ATGAAAACCAGAGGACTTAAGTTTTTATTGACCTGTGCCAGTTTCTTAGTTTTTCTCATTTTTTCCGGAACTGCCTCGGCAACCACCTGGGATATGCCGACCCCCTATCCGGACAAAACCTTTCACACCCAGAATATCAGTCAATTTGCTGCCGATGTTGAGAAAGCGACAGGCGGAGAATTGAAAATCAAGATCCATTCGGCCGGATCCCTCTTCAAACACCCGGAAATCAAAAACGCCATACGTGGGGGCCAAGTCCCTATCGGTGAGTTTTTCCTCTCTTTACTGTCTAATGAAAATGCCGTATTCGGGGCAGACTCCCAGCCTTTTTTGGCAACGAACTATGCCGATGCGGAAAAACTCTGGACCGCTCAGAAACCAATCGTCGAAAAGCTGCTTGATGCTCAGGGTCTGATGCCATTATTCGCTGTTCCCTGGCCACCCCAGGGCTTGTACACGAAGAAAGCAATCAACAAAGTCGAAGACCTGAAAGGGATCAAGTTCCGGGCCTACAATGCAACACTGGAGGCGTTCGCCAACCTCGTCGGAGCCGCCCCGACACAGGTTGAAGTGCCCGATATCCCGCAGGCATTCGCCACCGGACGGGTTGAAGCGATGATCACCTCGCCATCTACCGGGGCCAACTCCAAAGCCTGGGATTACATCTCCTATTACACCGATATTCAGGCGTGGTTGCCCAAGAATATTGTCGTCGTCAACAAGCGCGCCTTCCGCAAACTGGATCAACAAACCCAGCAGGCGGTACTGACCGCCGCTGCCGCTGCCGAACAGCGTGGTTGGAAGATGAGCAAGAAAGAGACGGCCGAGAAGACGGCCATCCTCAAGGAGAACGGGGTCAACATTGTCACTCCGAGTCCCGAGCTGATGGAAGGTTTGAAAAAAGCTGGTGCAGAAATGCTGAAGGACTGGGAAAAATCTGCCGGTGCCGAAGGGGCTGCTTTGCTGAAAGCTTATCAGAACTGA
- a CDS encoding TRAP transporter small permease yields MNANIQTQSSSVVRRWLEGLYLASGWLAATCIGMICLLVLCQVCLNAIDRISGLLTGTAIGLTIPSYADFTGFFLAAASFLALAYTFRQGEHIRVTLFLSRCQPRTQHVFEIWGLLMACGVTGYFSWYTLLLVRESYIYHDLSPGMIAVPIWIPQAFMLSGLIVLAIALIDGLISTILNGVTPADSESEEHQACQK; encoded by the coding sequence ATGAACGCAAATATTCAAACACAGAGCAGTTCAGTCGTACGCCGCTGGCTGGAAGGGCTTTACCTTGCCAGCGGCTGGCTTGCTGCAACCTGTATTGGCATGATCTGTCTGCTGGTGCTATGCCAGGTGTGCCTGAATGCTATTGATCGCATCAGCGGTTTACTCACCGGCACGGCCATCGGCCTAACCATTCCTTCCTATGCGGATTTCACCGGTTTCTTTCTTGCGGCAGCCTCTTTCCTGGCATTGGCATACACCTTCCGCCAGGGAGAACACATTCGGGTCACCCTGTTTTTGTCCCGTTGCCAGCCCAGGACACAACACGTCTTTGAGATCTGGGGACTGCTCATGGCTTGCGGGGTCACTGGGTATTTTTCCTGGTATACCCTGCTGCTGGTTCGCGAATCATACATATACCATGACCTGTCACCAGGAATGATCGCAGTCCCGATCTGGATTCCACAGGCCTTCATGCTGTCAGGGCTGATTGTTCTTGCCATTGCCCTGATTGATGGCCTCATCAGTACAATTCTTAACGGGGTCACTCCTGCGGACAGTGAATCAGAGGAGCATCAAGCATGTCAGAAATAA
- a CDS encoding TRAP transporter large permease, which produces MSEISMTLLLLIVLFVLLGSGIWVAFSLLGVGLIGMAFFTDAPLGEVLATTVWGASNSWSLAALPLFVWMGEILFRSRLSEDMFAGLSPWLTHLPGRLLHVNILGSGIFAAVSGSSAATAATIGKMSIPELGKRGYPKSMIIGTLAGSATLGLLIPPSIILIVYGVATEQSIARLFIGGILPGLLLVAMFMGYVVVWSLLHPEEIPAGEEQVPFAEKVKHSRRLIPVILLIAGVIGSIYSGIASPTDAAAVGVALSLLLSRFTGTLNRETFLAGLLGATKTSCMIAFILAGAAFLTVAMAFTGIPSMLASWIAALNLSHYALLGALTIFFVILGCFLDGISVVVLTTSVIMPMVEQAGIDPFWFGIFVVIVVEMSQITPPVGFNLFVIQGLTGLDILRVAYAAIPFFLLLLVALALIVIFPAIVTVLPDMMGG; this is translated from the coding sequence ATGTCAGAAATAAGCATGACTCTGCTCCTGCTGATCGTCCTGTTCGTGCTGCTTGGCAGTGGCATCTGGGTCGCCTTTTCCTTGCTCGGCGTTGGCTTGATTGGTATGGCATTCTTTACCGACGCCCCTTTGGGTGAAGTCCTTGCCACCACCGTCTGGGGCGCCAGTAACTCGTGGTCCCTGGCGGCTCTGCCTCTGTTCGTCTGGATGGGGGAAATCCTGTTTCGATCGCGCCTGTCTGAAGATATGTTTGCCGGCCTGTCCCCCTGGCTGACCCATTTGCCCGGGCGACTGCTCCACGTCAACATTCTTGGCAGCGGGATCTTTGCCGCCGTTTCCGGATCTTCAGCAGCAACAGCTGCGACCATCGGCAAGATGTCGATTCCGGAACTTGGTAAACGTGGTTATCCCAAAAGTATGATCATCGGCACCCTGGCCGGGTCAGCGACCCTCGGCCTGTTGATCCCGCCGTCGATTATCCTGATTGTTTACGGAGTGGCGACCGAACAGTCCATTGCCCGTCTGTTTATCGGTGGGATCCTGCCAGGATTGCTGCTGGTTGCGATGTTCATGGGTTATGTGGTGGTTTGGTCTCTGCTACACCCCGAAGAGATCCCTGCCGGGGAGGAACAAGTTCCGTTTGCCGAGAAAGTGAAACATTCCCGCCGGTTGATCCCTGTCATCCTGCTGATTGCGGGTGTCATCGGTTCCATCTATTCCGGTATTGCCTCGCCGACCGATGCCGCGGCAGTCGGTGTGGCCCTGTCTCTGCTCCTGTCCAGGTTTACCGGAACCCTCAATCGCGAGACCTTCCTTGCCGGTTTACTGGGGGCCACGAAAACGTCGTGCATGATTGCGTTCATCCTCGCCGGGGCAGCTTTCCTGACCGTGGCCATGGCGTTTACCGGGATTCCGAGCATGCTTGCCAGCTGGATAGCAGCTCTGAACCTGTCGCATTACGCCCTGCTCGGCGCACTGACGATCTTTTTCGTCATTCTGGGCTGTTTTCTGGATGGGATATCGGTGGTCGTACTCACCACCTCAGTGATTATGCCGATGGTCGAACAGGCCGGAATCGATCCCTTCTGGTTCGGCATTTTTGTGGTTATCGTCGTTGAGATGTCGCAAATCACACCGCCGGTCGGGTTCAACCTGTTTGTCATTCAAGGGCTGACCGGCCTCGATATTCTGCGCGTGGCCTACGCAGCAATCCCTTTCTTTTTGTTATTGCTGGTTGCCCTCGCCCTGATCGTGATCTTCCCCGCCATTGTCACGGTGTTGCCAGATATGATGGGAGGTTGA
- a CDS encoding winged helix DNA-binding protein, with protein MNDDLKPVVPIVSSEHLTSPDSWHLSEFEYGIIIANHAFTRWMVRCMSAAGYPDFSPLDVLVLHNVNHRQREKRLVDICFVLHVEDSHTVNYSLKKLIKLELIQKEKRGKEIFYSTTPEGSEACRLYREVRERCLTSVYRNLEREGSEISEAASLLRLLSGLYDQASRAAASL; from the coding sequence ATGAATGATGATCTCAAACCGGTGGTTCCCATCGTATCATCCGAGCATCTCACCTCACCGGATAGCTGGCATCTCAGCGAATTTGAATACGGTATAATCATCGCCAACCATGCCTTTACCCGTTGGATGGTGCGCTGCATGAGTGCGGCAGGGTATCCGGACTTCAGCCCGCTGGACGTGCTGGTTCTGCATAATGTTAACCATCGCCAGCGTGAAAAACGGTTGGTTGATATCTGTTTTGTCCTGCATGTCGAGGACAGTCACACGGTCAATTATTCTTTAAAAAAACTGATAAAGCTTGAACTGATTCAGAAAGAAAAACGGGGTAAGGAAATATTCTACTCAACCACTCCGGAAGGGAGCGAGGCATGTCGCTTGTACCGCGAAGTCCGGGAACGCTGCCTGACCTCCGTCTATCGGAACCTCGAACGGGAAGGGTCCGAGATCAGCGAAGCCGCATCCCTGTTGCGCCTGTTATCCGGGCTTTACGACCAGGCTTCTCGAGCGGCAGCGTCTTTATAA
- the minE gene encoding cell division topological specificity factor MinE, with amino-acid sequence MSFLDFFRSSKTGSASLAKERLQIIVAHERGRSGAPDFLPQLQQEILEVVRKYVQISEDQIKLSVDKRDDCEVLELNISLADFERNS; translated from the coding sequence ATGAGTTTCTTAGATTTTTTTCGATCCAGCAAAACAGGCTCGGCCTCGCTGGCAAAGGAACGGCTGCAGATCATTGTTGCGCACGAACGAGGCAGGTCCGGCGCTCCTGATTTTTTGCCCCAACTGCAGCAGGAGATCCTTGAAGTTGTGCGCAAATACGTGCAGATCAGCGAGGATCAGATCAAATTGTCGGTTGATAAACGGGATGACTGTGAAGTTCTCGAACTGAATATCTCGCTGGCTGACTTTGAGAGGAATTCGTAA